A stretch of DNA from Lentimicrobiaceae bacterium:
AATAGCCTGCCACCGTTAGTATTAGCAAAAGCTACCAAAGACCGTGCTATTTTCCGAGAGTCGTTTATGCTAAATTTAAAATCAAGTTGCTGATGTTCACCTTCGGAAATTAAAAGTTTTATGTACTCAGCATTTTTGTTATGACCCTCGACGCGTGTATTACGTAGTGCCATATTTTGTTGTTATTTTTTTGGGAATGTATCCCTTTTATATTCATCAAAAATTTGTTTATCGTATTTTTACTGTTTTTTTTTGATCGTTTCTATATATATTTTAAATAAAAGACAAGTTTTTTTGTGTAGTTATTTTTTCGCAATAATGGCATTGAAGTCGCATTTCTTTCGAATCGATAATTCTTAGATGTGGCGTAATATTTTCTATGTTTGTAATACAATTCGGATTAACGCATCTGGCGATATTAATTATTTCATTCGGAACTTCTACTTGTTTTTTACTTACAACTTCATAGTTTCTTATTTCGATAATTGTAGCTGTTGGTGCGACTATTGCAATTTTATTAATTTCTTTATCTTCAAAAAACTTATCGCTAACTTTAATAAGTCCTTTTTTACCGTACTTTTGGCTTCTAAGGTTGTCGCCAAATAAAAGTTGGTGCTGGGTATCAAATTCTAAATTTAATATCCTTATAACTCTAAAAACGTTGGTTGCCGGAATGTGGTCTATAACAGTTCCGTTTTCTATTGCACTAACACTGAGTTTTACTTTCATTTTACAAAATCATTAAATTGTTTTTATTAATTATTCAATAACGCCCAAAATAGCTGCCAGAAGAGCTTGTCTGACGTAAACACCATTTTCTGCTTGTTTAAAATAATATGCTTGTGTTGTATTATCAACGTCTTCGTTGATTTCGTTGACACGTGGAAGCGGGTGCAGAATTTTCATGTTGGGTTTGCTAGGTCCTAGCATTGATGCAGTAAGAGAGTAACTGTTTTTAACCTTTTCGTACTCCATAGGATCGTTGAATCGCTCTTTCTGAATTCTGGTCATGTACACAATATCGGCTGTTGGCATAGCTTCATTTATATCAACATGTTGAGTATATGTTAAGTTGTTATTTTTTATATGCATTTTAACAACTCTCGGCAATTTCAGTTCTAAAGGAGATACAAGCTGAAAAGTTGTATTAAAGTTGCTCATAGCTTCAACTAGGGAGTGTACAGTTCTGCCGTATTTCAAGTCGCCGACAAGAGCAATATTTAGGTTATCAAGTGTGCCTTGAGTTTCTTTAATGCTGTACAAATCTAATAGGCACTGTGTTGGGTGCTGATTAGAACCGTCGCCTGCATTGATTACCGGAACTGACGATACTTCGCTAGCCCAACGCGAAGCTCCATCTACAGGATGTCGCATCACGATAATGTCGGCGTAGCTACTTACCATTCTTATTGTGTCTTTAAGCGATTCGCCTTTCCTTAAACTTGTTGAACCACTTTCCGAAAAGCCGACAACACGAGCCCCAAGCCTATTGGCGGCGGTTTCAAAACTCAGTCGGGTTCTGGTTGACGGCTCAAAAAATAGCGAGGCAACAACGTAATTGTCCAACAATCTTTGTCTTGGGTTTGCTTTAAATGAAGATGCTATTTCAAGTATTTTTAAATATTCGTCTTTGTTGTAATCGGTGATAGATATTAAACTTTTACCTTTCATAATCAGATATTATTATTGTTTGTTGTATAAGTTTATATGACAAATACGCGAAAAAATATTTTTCTGACCATAAAAATACAAAATTTCGGTTCTTATTTTGATATTATCCAATGTTTTTTTAGATTTTTTTAAGTTGATTTGCCAATTGTTTTTGTTTCAGTATTTTAAAGAATTAAAAAATTTGTTATGGTTTTTAACTTGTACAACATTCTTATTTTTGTTCCTGTATAATTCTTACCTTTGTAGCAAAAATATGCAGTATGGAATATAAGTTAAAGTTAGACATAGTTAACGGTCTGAATAGCCTATACAATATACAAATCGATATTTCGGAAATTTCGCTTCAATATACCAAAGCAGAATTTGCAGGCGATTTTACTTTTGTGGTATTCCCTTTTGTAAAATCAGCAAAAAAATCTCCCGAAATTATTGGCAATGAATTGGGTAATTATATTAGGGAACATAATTCCGATGTGCTTAATTTTAACGTAGTAAAAGGGTTTTTAAATATAGAAATGACCGTCGGCACATGGGTTGACTTTATTAACACAAAAGTTAAAACAGAATCTTATTTACCAACGGATTTGTTTTCTAATTCCAATCCTATTGTTGTCGAGTTTTCTTCGCCTAATACCAATAAGCCTTTGCATTTGGGACATATAAGAAACAACTTGCTTGGCGATTCGCTAAGTAGAATATACGAGGCTGTAGGGCATAAGGTTGTTAGAGTTAATTTGGTGAACGACAGAGGTATACATATTTGCAAAAGCATGCTTGCATGGTTGAAATGGGGAAACGGCGAAACGCCTGAAACATCCGGAATTAAAGGCGACCATTTGGTTGGGAAATATTATGTGCTTTTCGACCAAGAATATAAACTTCAAATCGGCAAGTTAGTTTCCGAAGGCTCAAGTCCTGAAGATGCCGAAAAAAATGCTCCAATAATATTAGAAGCACAAGAAATGTTGCGTAAGTGGGAAAACAACGATAAAGAAGTGCGTGAATTGTGGCAGACTATGAACTCGTGGGTGTACGAAGGCTTTGAGACTACTTACAAAACTATGAATATTGGTTTCGACAAAACCTATTACGAATCGGAAACGTATTTGTTGGGGAAAGAAATTATTGAAAAAGGATTGTCTGATGGAGTTTTTCATAAGCGTCCTGACGGTTCGGTGTGGATTGACCTGCAAGATGAAAATTTAGACGAAAAACTACTGCTCAGAAGCGACGGCACTTCCGTTTATATGACTCAAGACATAGGAACTGCTTTACAAAGACACGATGAGTATAATCCCGAAAAACTGATTTATGTTGTCGGCAACGAGCAAGAGTATCATTTTCAGGTGCTTAAAGTTATTCTTAAAAAATTAGGATACCAGTGGTGGCAGAAAATAGAACACTTTTCTTACGGAATGGTTGAACTTCCTGCAGGCAAAATGAAATCGCGTGAAGGTACGGTTGTTGATGCCGACGATTTAATGGATGAAATGTTTGCAACAGCCGAACAAACTGCTGCAGAATTAGGAAAAGCCGATTTTGAAAGCGAAGAAGTAGCTCAAGAACACTACAAAATGATAGGATTGGCAGCTCTAAAATATTTCATTTTAAAAGTCGATCCACGCAAAAATATGCTTTTCAATCCCGCCGAGTCTATTGATTTTAACGGAAATACAGGAACATTTATCCAATATACTCACGCAAGGATTCGTTCGGTTTTACGAAAATCGGAAATTGATGTTAGCTCGTTGAAAGTAAAAGACATAGAATCTTTTGCCGAAATTGAAAAACGCTTATTGATTAAAGTTTACGACTTTCCGACAACAGTTAAACTATCGGCACTGCAACAAAGTCCGGCTTTGATTTGTAACTACGCTTACGATTTAGCTTCAACCTATAATCAATTCTACCACGAGTGCAATATATTACGCGAGCAAAACGAATCGGTTATGGAGTTCCGATTGGTAATTTCGCATTGCGTAGCACAAACCATAAAACAAGCTATGAACTTGTTAGGAATAGACGTACCCGAACAGATGTAGATTATTATTTCTTTCGTTTAAACTCGCCGTTTTTCCACGCTTTAATAAATTTAGCCCAAGCAATGGGATTTAGCAGGTTGTTGGGCATAAGTTGACCTTTGTAATAAAGTTGGTCGGCAAACGTGTTCATATGATGTGTATAGCTTTGCTGTGCGGTATATCCGAATTTTTGCGGGTCGTAGTTTCTACCCACACTTTCCTTCATTTCCATAACCGCAATATTGCGTTTTGCAATTTCAATATCGTCTAAAGGTATTTCTTTGGTTAGGAAGGTGTTTTTAAATTGTTCCTTTGTGGGCCAAGGGTAAATAACTGTAGGAGCCAAAGTAATTGTATCGCGTGTCATAACTTGTATGACAGAGTACCTATTAACCGACAAAGTGTCGGGAATGGTATAATTTACTTTTTTGTAACCAACAGCCGAAAACACCAATGTATCGTAGTGCCTAACAACTATTGAAAAAAAACCGTAATAGTCGCTGGTAGTGCCCCTGTAGCTGTTTTTAACGCTAATATGAGTAAAAGGTATAGGTTTAAGGCTGTCGGAATCGACAATTATTCCCGAAAATTGTATGACTTTTCCTCTGCCTTGTGCAAACGAAGAGTTGCTTGCAAGAAGCATAAGAATTAAAAAAGAAGCAAACGCCAACATTTTTTTCATAATGCAAAGGTAACTTAAAATATTAATCGTCGCTTTTTCACTTGGGCAAATAATTATAATTTAAGTTAAAAAAAATCTGCTATCACCGAAGTGATAGCAGATAAACAAAAAATTATGAAAAAAAATGTGGGATAGTACTAAAGTACCAACCCTTGTTGTTTAGCTTCTTTTAAAACAGCGCTTATGCCTTTTTTATTAATTGTACGAAGAACAGATGTTGAAACTTTTAGAGTTATCCATCTATCTTCTTCCGGAATATAGAAACGTTTCTTTTGTAAATTTGGATAAAATTTACGTTTGGTTTTTATATTCGAGTGAGAAACTTTATTCCCTACAATTGCTTTCTTTCCTGTTAAGTCACAAACTCTTGACATAATTCAATCTTTTACTTTGTTTTTTGTAATTTGGTTTTGCAAAAATACTACTTTTTTTTAATCTACAAATTATTTCATTAAAATATTTTCATTTACGATAAGTATTATTTCAAGAATTGCTTCTGTATGTATTGTGGTTATTGAGTTTGCTAAAATTTGTTATTTATCTCTAAAAACAAATACGGTATTTTGTAACTTTGCAAAATAGAGAATGTGCGGAACTAATATGCAGTTGAAATTTTAGAAACAAAAAAAGTAACCAAAAGCATATGAGTTTTACGCGTTTTTCAAAAATATAAACAGCATAAATATGAACATTACATCAGCATCAAATCCGCGTATAAAATATATATTGCAATTACAAAAAGACTCAAAGTTAAGAAGGACAGAAGGTAAGTTTGTTGTAGAGGGCTACAGAGAAATATACAGGGCATTGGCTTCGGGCTATGTGATGGATACCTTATACATTTGCGACGAAATAATTGAGGGTAGCAAAATTGATGAAATTAGAAAGTTTGAAAATCGCATCAATAACCATGTGCAAGTCTCTCGTTCGGTATTTAATCGTGTTGCGTACCGCAACGATGTGGAAGGAGTTTTTGCCGTAGCTAAGACAAAAAGTCATGATATTAGCCAATTGCATTTTCCCGAAAACCCACTTTTGTTGGTTGCACAATCTATTGAAAAGCCGGGCAATGTCGGAGCCGTTCTCCGCACCTGCGATGCTGTAGGTGTTGATGCTGTCATCCTTTGCGATTCTGTTTCTGATTTGTACAATCCTAATACTATAAGGTCTAGTTTAGGTTGTGTGTTTTCTTTGCCAATAGCTGTAACTTCGTCAAAAGAAGCAATTAGTTTTTTAACCGACAAGAAAATTCAAATAAATTCGGCTTTTATTTCCGACGATGCCATTTCCTGCTATTCTGTCAACTATAAAAACGCATCTGCCATTGTTGTAGGTTCCGAAGCTGATGGTTTAAGTGCCGACTGGTCGGGGTGTAGTACTAATAAAATAATGATACCTATGAATGGCATCGCCGATTCGTTGAACGTGTCGGTTAGTGCTGCGGTAATATTATTTGAGGCTTATCGTCAGCGTGTACACGACAAATAATATTTTTTTCCGCTGGCACGATATTTGGTTGTTAAGTACGTATTAACTAATTATTATTTAACTAAAAAAAGGTATTTATATGAAAAAAATTAAATTCATTTTCGCTTTTCTTGCTATAGCAGGAATGTTTATGGTAACATCTTGTGGAACTGAAGAAACAACAGATCCACCAACAATTCAATTTAAAACCGGACAAGAATATACATCAACTAATGTTGTTGTCGTTCCAGGTTCAGATATTAGAGTAGGAGTAGAGGCTTTTGCACAAGCTAATTCAACTTTAAAACGTTTCAACTTTTCAGTTCAGTTCGAAACCGGCGAACTTAGATCGATTTTTGATACAACTTTCTCGACAACAACCTACACTTTTGACGAGGTAATTGAGGTTCAGGAGGAAGAAGCAAGCGTAAATTATCTTTTTACCGTGTATGACGACAAAAATCAAAGCAATCAGATACAATTTACTGTAACTACTGAGGCAGCTCCCGGAAATATCCGAGTTTACGAAAATGTAATTCTAGGAGCTCAAAACTCTACAGTTGGTTCTTCATTTGCATCAAGCAACGGAACAGTTTATACACTAGCCGATGCCAGAGCTAACAGCGCACTTATCGACTGGTTGTATTTTTACAATGAAAACTTGGAAGCATGTATAGCAGCTCCCAATGATACAGATGCACAAGGTGCTTTCGGCGATTATGCAAGCGCACCGGCAAATTGGGATACTAAGAATCCTACAAAATTTAAAGTTGTTGAACTTCCCGAAGGTACAGTTTGGGCTGACATTACCAACGATTTAACCATTGTTAGACTTGCAACCGACGTTGAAGAAAGTAAAGTTGCTTTCTTAGGAGTGGGCAAAATTATAGCTTTCAGAACAGTTGCCGGTAAACTTGGATTACTTAGAGTTGAAGAAATTACTCAATTAGACGGTCCTTTAGGCTATCAAAAAGGAACAATCACGTACTCAATAAAAGTACAAGAGTAGTATTTTAATAAAATTTCATATAAAAAGGCTGTTCATTGATTTGAACAGCTTTTTTATTAACTTTGTAATAAAAATTTAATCAAAGCATAATGAAGCAAAATGTTGTTTTTATTGTAAACCCAAAGGCTGGAGTTATTCCTAAGAATAAATCGTTCATAGATTTTGTTACCGAAACTGCTTTTCCTGCCAGCAAATTTAATGTTGAAGTAAAAATGACATCATATCAGGGTAATGCCAAAGAATTGGCTGAGGAAGCCAAAAGTAATGGTGCCGATATTGTTGTATCGGTTGGGGGAGACGGAACTCTTAATGAAATAGCTACTAATCTCGTTGGTAGCGATGTTTCGCTAGGAATTGTTCCGGCAGGTTCGGGAAACGGATTGGCACATTATCTTAAAATACCTTCGTTGCTGTCGCAATCGTTACGTGTGATTTCTGCAGGCAAAACCAAAAAAATAGATGTTGGTAAAGTTAATGACAATATGTTTTTAAGTATAGCAGGTGTCGGCTTTGATGCTCACGTTGCGAACCTGTTTCAACATCAAAAAATAAGAGGATTAATTTCGTACTTAAAAGTTATTTTGCAAGAATATCCTACTTACGAACCTAAATATTATGATATAAAAATAGATGATAAAACTATTATCAGGAAAGAAGCGTTGATGGTTGTGGTAGCCAACAGCAATCAGTTTGGATTTAATGCCAAAATTGCACCCAAAGCAAGGATAGACGATGGTTTGTTAAATTTATGCGTTTTTGACAAAATACCACACACCGAAATTCTGACAGTATTATATTCACTCACTAGAGGCAAAAAGATAAAAAAGTATGCAAGCTATTACAAGGTTAGAAATGTTAGTATAGTTGCCGAAGACCCTTCGGTAGTGAATATTGACGGCGACCCTATAAGTATGGAAATGCCTTTAAACTATTCGGTATTGAAAAGAAAACTTAAAATAATAGTCCCGTAACGGGCAAAATGTAGGGTTTTATTATATTTGTTTCGTAAAAATATAGAAATTATGTTCGAGAGTTTATCAAATAGTTTTAGAGAATGGTTGATACGAATAGGTGTTGGCGAGTCAACAGCTATTTTTATTGAGTCAATTACAGATTTTATTCTTATACTTATTATAGCTGTAGTAGCTTATTATATAACCAAAACAGTAATAAGAGCCGTTGTTTATCGTATTGCTCGCAAGACGACCAACAATTGGGACGATATATTGGTTGAGGAAAAGGTGTTTAACAGCATTTCTATGTTAGTTCCGGGCTTAATAGTTTTAAATACTATTAATGCCACCTTGATTGAGCATGCCGGAATAATAAGACTTGCAGAAAGAACAACACTGATATATTTAGCTATTATTGTTGTTATGATATTTTTCAGGTTTTTAAACGGCTTTGAAAGAATATACAATCAGAGGGAAAATGCAGATAGGCACCCAATAAGAAGCGTAATACAGGTTTTAAAGTTTTTCATATTCGCTTTTGCGGTTATTTTTATAATTTCAATATTTTTAAAACTAAGTCCGAGAGGTATTATAGGAGGTTTGGGAGCAGGTTCTGCAATAGCAATGTTGGTTTTTAAAGACCCGATATTAGGCTTTGTTGGTGGTATTCAGTTGTCGTTAAACAATATGGTTGGCATTGGCGACTGGATTTCAGTACCTAGCAAGGGTGTTGACGGCGATGTGGAAGAAATTGGTCTAACTACTGTTAAAGTCAGAAATTTTGATAAAACAATAGTTAGTATTCCAACATACAATCTAATTACCGATGCATTTCAAAACTACCGACCCATGCAAGAATTAGATGTAAGGCGTATGAAACGTTCGGTTAATATTGATGTTTCAAGCATTAAGTTTTGCACCAACGAAGATCTTGAAAAATACAGTAAGATAGCCCTTATTAAAGATTATATAACCGAAAAGCAAAAAGAAATAGACGAATACAACGCCGAAAAAGAAGTTGATACAACTCAGAAAATTAACGGTAGGCGTCAGACCAACATAGGAGTTTTCAGAGCTTATTTAACTGCTTACATTCACAATCATGAGGCAATAAGCAAGGATTATACGAGGATGGTCAGACAGCAGCAACCGACTTCTACAGGAGTTCCTGTTGAAGTTTACGCATTCATCGATACGGCAGTTTGGGTCGATTACGAAGCTATACAATCGGATGTATTCGACCATATTTTGGCAATTATTCCATTCTTCGACCTACGTTTGTATCAGTTCCCGATAGGATATGCGGAGGGTAATTAGTGAGTGGTGGGTGGTGGGTGGTGAGTGGTGAGTGGTGAGTGGTGTTGCGGGTTACGTGTTGCGTGGTGCGGGTCGGCTCTTGGCTCTTAGCTCTTAGCTAT
This window harbors:
- the rpmB gene encoding 50S ribosomal protein L28, which encodes MSRVCDLTGKKAIVGNKVSHSNIKTKRKFYPNLQKKRFYIPEEDRWITLKVSTSVLRTINKKGISAVLKEAKQQGLVL
- a CDS encoding diacylglycerol kinase family lipid kinase, with amino-acid sequence MKQNVVFIVNPKAGVIPKNKSFIDFVTETAFPASKFNVEVKMTSYQGNAKELAEEAKSNGADIVVSVGGDGTLNEIATNLVGSDVSLGIVPAGSGNGLAHYLKIPSLLSQSLRVISAGKTKKIDVGKVNDNMFLSIAGVGFDAHVANLFQHQKIRGLISYLKVILQEYPTYEPKYYDIKIDDKTIIRKEALMVVVANSNQFGFNAKIAPKARIDDGLLNLCVFDKIPHTEILTVLYSLTRGKKIKKYASYYKVRNVSIVAEDPSVVNIDGDPISMEMPLNYSVLKRKLKIIVP
- the pyrB gene encoding aspartate carbamoyltransferase, giving the protein MKGKSLISITDYNKDEYLKILEIASSFKANPRQRLLDNYVVASLFFEPSTRTRLSFETAANRLGARVVGFSESGSTSLRKGESLKDTIRMVSSYADIIVMRHPVDGASRWASEVSSVPVINAGDGSNQHPTQCLLDLYSIKETQGTLDNLNIALVGDLKYGRTVHSLVEAMSNFNTTFQLVSPLELKLPRVVKMHIKNNNLTYTQHVDINEAMPTADIVYMTRIQKERFNDPMEYEKVKNSYSLTASMLGPSKPNMKILHPLPRVNEINEDVDNTTQAYYFKQAENGVYVRQALLAAILGVIE
- a CDS encoding carboxypeptidase-like regulatory domain-containing protein, which encodes MKKMLAFASFLILMLLASNSSFAQGRGKVIQFSGIIVDSDSLKPIPFTHISVKNSYRGTTSDYYGFFSIVVRHYDTLVFSAVGYKKVNYTIPDTLSVNRYSVIQVMTRDTITLAPTVIYPWPTKEQFKNTFLTKEIPLDDIEIAKRNIAVMEMKESVGRNYDPQKFGYTAQQSYTHHMNTFADQLYYKGQLMPNNLLNPIAWAKFIKAWKNGEFKRKK
- a CDS encoding TrmH family RNA methyltransferase — translated: MNITSASNPRIKYILQLQKDSKLRRTEGKFVVEGYREIYRALASGYVMDTLYICDEIIEGSKIDEIRKFENRINNHVQVSRSVFNRVAYRNDVEGVFAVAKTKSHDISQLHFPENPLLLVAQSIEKPGNVGAVLRTCDAVGVDAVILCDSVSDLYNPNTIRSSLGCVFSLPIAVTSSKEAISFLTDKKIQINSAFISDDAISCYSVNYKNASAIVVGSEADGLSADWSGCSTNKIMIPMNGIADSLNVSVSAAVILFEAYRQRVHDK
- a CDS encoding aspartate carbamoyltransferase regulatory subunit, which gives rise to MKVKLSVSAIENGTVIDHIPATNVFRVIRILNLEFDTQHQLLFGDNLRSQKYGKKGLIKVSDKFFEDKEINKIAIVAPTATIIEIRNYEVVSKKQVEVPNEIINIARCVNPNCITNIENITPHLRIIDSKEMRLQCHYCEKITTQKNLSFI
- the argS gene encoding arginine--tRNA ligase; the protein is MEYKLKLDIVNGLNSLYNIQIDISEISLQYTKAEFAGDFTFVVFPFVKSAKKSPEIIGNELGNYIREHNSDVLNFNVVKGFLNIEMTVGTWVDFINTKVKTESYLPTDLFSNSNPIVVEFSSPNTNKPLHLGHIRNNLLGDSLSRIYEAVGHKVVRVNLVNDRGIHICKSMLAWLKWGNGETPETSGIKGDHLVGKYYVLFDQEYKLQIGKLVSEGSSPEDAEKNAPIILEAQEMLRKWENNDKEVRELWQTMNSWVYEGFETTYKTMNIGFDKTYYESETYLLGKEIIEKGLSDGVFHKRPDGSVWIDLQDENLDEKLLLRSDGTSVYMTQDIGTALQRHDEYNPEKLIYVVGNEQEYHFQVLKVILKKLGYQWWQKIEHFSYGMVELPAGKMKSREGTVVDADDLMDEMFATAEQTAAELGKADFESEEVAQEHYKMIGLAALKYFILKVDPRKNMLFNPAESIDFNGNTGTFIQYTHARIRSVLRKSEIDVSSLKVKDIESFAEIEKRLLIKVYDFPTTVKLSALQQSPALICNYAYDLASTYNQFYHECNILREQNESVMEFRLVISHCVAQTIKQAMNLLGIDVPEQM
- a CDS encoding mechanosensitive ion channel; its protein translation is MFESLSNSFREWLIRIGVGESTAIFIESITDFILILIIAVVAYYITKTVIRAVVYRIARKTTNNWDDILVEEKVFNSISMLVPGLIVLNTINATLIEHAGIIRLAERTTLIYLAIIVVMIFFRFLNGFERIYNQRENADRHPIRSVIQVLKFFIFAFAVIFIISIFLKLSPRGIIGGLGAGSAIAMLVFKDPILGFVGGIQLSLNNMVGIGDWISVPSKGVDGDVEEIGLTTVKVRNFDKTIVSIPTYNLITDAFQNYRPMQELDVRRMKRSVNIDVSSIKFCTNEDLEKYSKIALIKDYITEKQKEIDEYNAEKEVDTTQKINGRRQTNIGVFRAYLTAYIHNHEAISKDYTRMVRQQQPTSTGVPVEVYAFIDTAVWVDYEAIQSDVFDHILAIIPFFDLRLYQFPIGYAEGN